The Ranitomeya variabilis isolate aRanVar5 chromosome 7, aRanVar5.hap1, whole genome shotgun sequence genome includes a window with the following:
- the LOC143785749 gene encoding cytochrome P450 2K1-like: protein MAFIAYFLARTDVLVYFSIFIALFIYWINGIKKSTAKMPPGPMPLPVIGNLHLLDLEKPHESLMQFSEKYGEVFTLHFGPKKIVVLAGYKIIKEALVTRAEDFSERPITPVFDIISNGHGIIFSTGETWRSMRRFTISTLRDFGMGKKSVEARIQDELMPLIESFRSRNGKPFNNHILINTAVSNVICSIIFGKRFENDDPTFEKLIKMLDENAKLVGTPTVMLYDYYPFLGSLLGLHKKLKQNMQDLKKFTSQRSMNRQLDLDANDVTGYIDAFLLKQEQETTKAQTYFNEENLVSSVLDLFSAGTETTSTTIRWGILLMMKYPEIQKKVQEEIKTHIKPGQLPTVEDRKKMSYTDAVIHEIQRFGNIIPLNMTHATPTDVYLRGYLIPKGTEVIPLLTSVLYDKTQWKTPYDFNPNHFLDENGKFVRPDAFMPFSVGRRACAGEALAKMELFLFFTGLLQAFTFYPPPGVSREDLSLKPGVGFTLAPTPYMTCAKPNY, encoded by the exons ATGGCTTTTATTGCCTACTTTTTGGCTAGAACTGATGTGTTGGTATACTTTTCAATTTTCATTGCACTATTCATCTATTGGATAAATGGAATTAAGAAGAGCACAGCAAAGATGCCCCCTGGACCTATGCCTCTGCCGGTCATTGGAAATCTCCACCTGCTGGACCTGGAAAAGCCCCACGAATCTCTGATGCAG ttttctgaGAAGTATGGTGAAGTATTTACTTTGCATTTTGGACCCAAGAAAATTGTGGTACTTGCTGGATATAAGATTATAAAGGAAGCACTTGTTACGCGAGCTGAGGATTTTTCGGAACGGCCGATTACTCCAGTCTTCGATATCATCTCTAATGGACATG GTATAATATTTTCCACTGGAGAAACATGGAGATCCATGAGGAGATTCACGATATCAACACTTCGAGACTTTGGAATGGGAAAGAAAAGTGTGGAAGCCAGAATTCAAGATGAATTAATGCCCCTTATAGAAAGTTTTAGATCTCGCAATG gcaaaCCATTCAATAATCACATACTGATAAACACTGCAGTTTCCAATGTAATCTGCTCTATTATCTTTGGGAAAAGGTTTGAGAATGATGACCCAACGTTTGAAAAATTAATCAAAATGTTAGATGAAAATGCCAAACTGGTCGGAACACCAACAGTGATG CTGTATGACTATTATCCTTTCCTCGGATCACTCCTTGGCCTACATAAGAAACTAAAACAGAACATGCAAGATCTGAAAAAGTTTACTTCCCAACGTTCGATGAATCGACAATTGGATTTAGATGCAAATGACGTCACAGGATACATCGATGCATTTCTTCTGAAGCAGGAACAG GAAACAACGAAAGCTCAGACATATTTTAATGAAGAAAATCTAGTTTCTTCTGTCCTGGATCTCTTCAGTGCTGGAACTGAAACCACATCTACAACAATCCGCTGGGGAATTTTATTGATGATGAAGTATCCGGAGATTCAAA AAAAGGTACAGGAGGAAATTAAAACACATATTAAACCTGGACAGCTGCCAACAGTAGAAGATCGGAAGAAAATGTCTTATACTGATGCAGTAATACATGAAATACAAAGGTTTGGAAATATTATCCCATTGAACATGACACACGCAACTCCAACTGATGTGTATTTGCGGGGATACCTGATCCCAAAA GGTACAGAGGTTATTCCACTCCTGACTTCAGTTCTCTACGACAAGACTCAATGGAAAACTCCCTATGATTTCAATCCTAATCACTTCTTGGATGAAAATGGGAAATTTGTCCGACCTGATGCATTTATGCCATTCTCAGTAG GAAGAAGAGCTTGTGCAGGAGAGGCCTTGGCCAAGATGGAACTTTTCCTGTTTTTTACTGGACTTCTTCAAGCATTTACTTTCTATCCACCTCCAGGAGTTTCCAGAGAAGACCTCAGTCTAAAGCCTGGCGTTGGATTCACATTAGCGCCCACACCATACATGACTTGTGCGAAGCCAAACTATTAG